From Methylocystis sp. ATCC 49242, one genomic window encodes:
- a CDS encoding PepSY domain-containing protein, with product MINRSFSHSLKALALCIGLTAGAASADDLFDILPSTNDSAILPMETILARAHEAAPGTVTEIELERKRGRWVYEVEVLSPNGRKTELLIDARTGQILSQKIERR from the coding sequence ATGATCAATCGCTCATTTTCGCATAGTCTTAAAGCGCTCGCTCTTTGCATCGGCCTCACGGCCGGCGCCGCATCCGCCGACGACCTCTTCGACATTCTGCCGTCGACGAATGACAGCGCGATCCTGCCGATGGAGACGATTCTCGCCCGGGCGCATGAAGCGGCGCCGGGAACTGTGACCGAGATCGAACTGGAGCGGAAGCGGGGCCGCTGGGTCTATGAGGTCGAGGTTCTGTCCCCGAATGGACGGAAGACCGAGCTGCTGATCGACGCCCGCACCGGGCAAATTCTCTCACAGAAAATCGAGCGCAGATAG
- the der gene encoding ribosome biogenesis GTPase Der: MSFSLAIIGRPNVGKSTLFNRLTGKKLALVDDRPGVTRDRREGEARLADLRFTIIDTAGLEEGASATLEGRMRAQTENAILSADAILFVIDARVGVTPEDKYFADLVRRAGKPVILIANKAEGKAGEAGALEGFALGLGDPVPLSAEHGEGMSNLYDALREALPEETAEPEEEEADKEENLYDDEEDGSDLDVTKPLRIAVVGRPNAGKSTLINRILGEDRLLTGPEAGITRDSIGVDFVWRDRKMKLFDTAGLRKRAKVVDKLEKLSAADALRAVRFSEVVVLLIDSTIPFEKQDLTIADLAAREGRAFVIALGKWDLIEDRGAKLSLLREEAERLLPQVRGCPVVPVSGATGQGLDRLMEAIVATHAVWNRRIATAKLNRWLLSAVEESPPPAVSGRRIKIRYMTQAKSRPPHFVIFGNQLEELPTSYERFLINGLRKTFDLPGVPIRISRKAGDNPYAGKKKS; this comes from the coding sequence ATGTCCTTCTCGCTCGCCATCATCGGCCGGCCGAACGTCGGCAAATCGACGCTGTTCAACCGGCTGACCGGAAAGAAACTGGCGCTGGTCGACGACCGGCCGGGCGTAACGCGCGACCGCCGCGAGGGCGAGGCGCGGCTTGCCGATCTGCGTTTCACCATCATCGACACGGCCGGGCTGGAGGAGGGCGCGAGCGCTACGCTCGAAGGCCGCATGCGCGCCCAGACCGAGAACGCGATCCTCTCCGCCGACGCGATCCTCTTCGTCATCGACGCGCGCGTCGGCGTGACGCCGGAGGACAAATATTTCGCCGATCTCGTGCGCCGCGCCGGCAAGCCGGTGATCCTCATCGCCAACAAGGCGGAAGGGAAGGCGGGCGAGGCTGGCGCGCTCGAAGGCTTCGCGCTCGGCCTCGGCGATCCGGTCCCGCTTTCCGCCGAGCACGGCGAGGGCATGAGCAATCTCTACGACGCGCTGCGCGAGGCTCTGCCCGAAGAGACCGCCGAGCCAGAGGAAGAAGAAGCCGACAAAGAAGAAAACCTCTACGACGACGAGGAGGACGGCAGCGACCTCGACGTCACCAAGCCGCTGCGCATCGCGGTGGTCGGACGGCCGAACGCGGGCAAATCCACGCTGATCAATCGAATTCTCGGAGAGGATCGGCTTCTCACCGGCCCCGAGGCCGGCATCACGCGCGATTCCATTGGCGTTGATTTCGTCTGGCGCGACCGCAAGATGAAGCTCTTCGACACGGCCGGCCTGCGCAAGCGCGCCAAGGTCGTCGACAAGCTGGAGAAGCTGTCCGCAGCCGACGCGCTACGCGCCGTGCGTTTCTCGGAAGTCGTGGTCCTGCTGATCGATTCCACGATCCCGTTCGAGAAGCAGGATCTCACCATCGCCGATCTCGCCGCGCGCGAGGGCCGCGCCTTCGTCATCGCCCTTGGCAAATGGGACCTGATCGAGGATCGGGGGGCGAAGCTTTCCCTGCTGCGAGAGGAGGCCGAGCGCCTGTTGCCGCAGGTTCGCGGCTGTCCGGTCGTGCCCGTGTCGGGCGCCACGGGGCAGGGGCTCGACAGACTCATGGAGGCGATCGTCGCGACGCATGCCGTGTGGAACAGGCGCATCGCCACGGCGAAACTGAACCGATGGCTCCTCTCCGCGGTGGAGGAATCTCCTCCGCCGGCGGTCTCTGGACGCCGCATCAAGATACGCTACATGACTCAAGCTAAGTCGCGTCCGCCTCATTTCGTGATCTTCGGCAATCAACTGGAGGAACTGCCCACGAGTTACGAGCGGTTCCTCATCAACGGCCTGCGCAAGACCTTTGACTTGCCGGGCGTGCCAATCCGCATTTCGAGAAAGGCGGGCGACAACCCATATGCGGGAAAGAAAAAGAGTTAG
- a CDS encoding tetratricopeptide repeat protein: MSDIFHEVDEDVRRDKAADFWRRYQTPIFVVAFLIVAATGAWSYYQDKRQKTAEAANARFEAAVALANEGKNAEAAAAFDAIAKDGPKGYAALARIRAAEARPDKTQALAELNAIGEDPTVDKLMQEVALLRAALLVMEGGDREKLERALGPLMTSNGAFRFSAQEWNGLDALANDDFDEAERVFEQVLADRDAPQSMRQRASAYKGLLHAKRGPKKAAASGAGGADGGVIPVTPVIESEKGDAPAGSAPIEAK, from the coding sequence ATGTCGGATATTTTCCACGAGGTCGACGAGGACGTCCGTCGGGACAAGGCCGCCGATTTCTGGCGGCGTTATCAGACGCCGATTTTCGTTGTCGCTTTCCTGATTGTGGCCGCGACCGGCGCATGGAGTTACTACCAGGACAAGCGCCAGAAGACCGCCGAGGCCGCCAACGCCCGCTTCGAGGCCGCCGTGGCTTTGGCCAATGAGGGCAAGAACGCCGAGGCCGCCGCCGCCTTCGACGCGATCGCCAAGGACGGCCCGAAAGGCTACGCCGCGCTCGCCCGCATCCGCGCCGCCGAGGCTCGCCCGGACAAGACGCAGGCGCTGGCCGAGCTCAACGCCATCGGCGAGGATCCCACGGTCGACAAGCTCATGCAGGAAGTCGCGCTGCTGCGCGCCGCGCTGCTGGTTATGGAAGGCGGCGACCGCGAGAAGCTGGAGCGCGCGCTGGGTCCGCTGATGACGTCGAACGGGGCTTTCCGCTTCTCCGCTCAGGAATGGAACGGGCTCGACGCCCTTGCCAACGACGATTTCGACGAGGCGGAGCGCGTGTTCGAGCAGGTGCTCGCTGACCGTGACGCGCCTCAATCCATGCGTCAGCGCGCCTCCGCTTACAAGGGCCTGCTGCACGCCAAGCGCGGCCCCAAGAAGGCGGCCGCCTCCGGCGCCGGCGGGGCCGATGGTGGAGTCATCCCCGTGACGCCGGTAATCGAGTCGGAAAAGGGCGACGCCCCCGCCGGCTCGGCGCCAATCGAGGCCAAGTAA
- a CDS encoding adenylate/guanylate cyclase domain-containing protein, translated as MIVAAALTFFAALLGVLFSVLVSDGLTRPVRQLLEGTRAVEMGDLDRVIHITTRDEIGHLTAAFNRMVEQLRLKEHIRATFGKYVDPRIVEGLIDQRALASDGQRRVMTVLFCDVTGFTSASERMTPQGLVKIMNRYFSVMSEPVRRHGGVIDKYIGDAIMAYWGPPFNDAEDHARLASLAAIDMLECVGQLRAEFPELLGVRNVPIAFDIRIGVATGEVVVGSVGSDHMMSYTVLGDAVNLASRLESANKMYGSRILLSERAAAGAKDVIEIREIDRVAMLGQTQPETVFEAMGPKGGLGPRLMELRLRYAEGLAAYRAQRWDEGRRALARALEAAPGDGPSMTLMRRVEDLATAPPAADWDGSWRLGQK; from the coding sequence ATGATCGTCGCCGCGGCTCTCACCTTCTTTGCCGCCTTGCTCGGCGTATTGTTCTCCGTGCTGGTCAGTGACGGTCTGACGCGTCCGGTCCGCCAGTTGCTCGAGGGGACGCGCGCCGTCGAGATGGGCGATCTCGACAGGGTAATCCATATAACGACGCGCGACGAGATCGGTCATCTGACCGCAGCCTTCAATCGTATGGTCGAGCAGTTGCGTCTGAAGGAGCACATTCGCGCGACTTTCGGAAAATATGTCGATCCGCGCATCGTCGAAGGTCTGATCGACCAGCGGGCGCTGGCCTCCGACGGACAGCGCCGCGTCATGACGGTCTTGTTCTGCGACGTCACCGGCTTCACCAGCGCCAGCGAGAGGATGACGCCGCAGGGCCTGGTGAAAATCATGAACCGGTATTTTTCCGTGATGTCGGAGCCGGTCCGGCGCCATGGCGGCGTTATCGACAAATATATCGGCGACGCCATCATGGCCTATTGGGGGCCGCCCTTCAACGACGCGGAAGATCATGCGCGGCTCGCGAGCCTCGCCGCCATCGACATGCTGGAATGCGTCGGGCAATTGCGCGCCGAGTTTCCCGAGCTGTTGGGCGTGCGCAATGTACCGATCGCCTTCGACATACGCATTGGCGTCGCGACCGGCGAAGTGGTTGTCGGCAGCGTCGGGTCGGATCACATGATGAGCTACACCGTGCTCGGCGACGCGGTGAATCTGGCGTCGCGGCTCGAGAGCGCCAACAAGATGTATGGCTCCCGCATCCTTCTGTCCGAACGCGCCGCAGCCGGGGCCAAAGACGTTATCGAGATCCGCGAAATCGATCGCGTGGCGATGCTGGGTCAAACGCAGCCGGAAACGGTGTTCGAGGCCATGGGGCCGAAAGGCGGGCTAGGTCCCCGCCTGATGGAGCTTCGGCTGCGATACGCCGAGGGCCTCGCCGCCTATCGTGCGCAGCGTTGGGACGAGGGCCGCCGGGCGCTCGCCCGGGCGCTGGAGGCGGCGCCCGGCGACGGGCCGTCGATGACGCTGATGCGGCGCGTCGAAGATTTGGCGACGGCGCCTCCCGCCGCTGACTGGGATGGCTCATGGCGCCTTGGTCAAAAATAG
- a CDS encoding IS5 family transposase (programmed frameshift), which produces MWTKANRAKYNRDRLRYPSDVTDEEWGHVAPLIPPAKRGGRKREVDMRAVFNAIMYVLSTGCQWRYIPKDFPPKSTVYRYFCDWAWCGVLDRMHDALYVMCRERAEREATPTAAIIDSQSVKSDGKRGARIDPHGYDAGKKIKGKKRHVLVDTQGLLMGAVVHGADIQDRDGGVLLLSTLHGRFPFLEKLLADSAYQGPIFADATGKILPCLKIEIIKRSDQAKGFVKLPMRWIVERSIAWLNRCRRLAKDWENLNITALVFLRFASIRLMLRKLCNC; this is translated from the exons ATGTGGACGAAGGCAAACCGGGCGAAATACAATCGCGACAGGTTACGTTATCCGAGTGATGTGACGGACGAGGAGTGGGGGCATGTGGCGCCGCTTATTCCTCCGGCCAAGCGTGGCGGGCGCAAGCGTGAAGTGGACATGCGGGCGGTGTTCAACGCCATCATGTATGTGCTGAGCACGGGATGCCAATGGCGGTACATTCCCAAGGATTTTCCCCCGAAGAGCACAGTGTATCGTTATTTTTGCGATTGGGCCTGGTGCGGCGTTCTGGATCGCATGCACGACGCGCTCTACGTCATGTGTCGCGAACGAGCGGAACGAGAGGCGACG CCCACCGCGGCGATCATCGATAGTCAGAGCGTGAAGAGCGACGGAAAAAGGGGGGCGCGCATTGATCCGCATGGCTATGACGCCGGCAAAAAGATCAAAGGCAAGAAACGCCACGTACTCGTCGATACGCAAGGTTTGTTGATGGGCGCCGTCGTTCACGGCGCCGACATTCAGGACCGAGACGGCGGCGTCTTGCTGCTTTCGACGTTGCATGGGCGGTTTCCCTTTCTTGAAAAGCTGTTGGCTGACAGCGCCTATCAGGGACCGATCTTCGCCGACGCAACGGGCAAAATCCTACCGTGTCTCAAAATCGAGATTATAAAACGATCCGATCAGGCGAAGGGCTTCGTGAAATTGCCCATGCGCTGGATCGTCGAAAGATCAATCGCCTGGCTAAACCGCTGTAGAAGACTGGCCAAGGATTGGGAAAACCTCAATATCACAGCGCTCGTGTTCCTGCGTTTCGCGTCGATTCGGCTCATGCTACGAAAGCTCTGCAATTGTTGA
- a CDS encoding glycosyltransferase has translation MGRTLRLLRAMKIVKEDADVSLTVVGVHQDEIEPALWTGLNVDWLGFVDKSGDSFIRIVCAHDVGCLLSNAEAGGIVLREYNRLGLATLAPDVGGAPEHAPQGGAILIKPQASDEEIATWIRTLANDRELLVSLRLASWQTSHMASWERVAEKLREVIIN, from the coding sequence CTGGGACGGACTCTTAGGTTACTACGGGCTATGAAAATTGTGAAAGAGGACGCTGATGTTTCATTGACGGTTGTTGGAGTGCATCAAGATGAAATTGAACCAGCGTTGTGGACTGGTCTGAATGTCGATTGGCTTGGATTCGTGGATAAATCAGGCGATAGTTTCATACGCATCGTTTGCGCTCACGATGTGGGCTGTCTTCTCTCAAATGCAGAAGCAGGAGGAATCGTCCTTAGGGAATACAATAGACTGGGATTGGCGACGCTGGCTCCAGACGTTGGGGGCGCGCCCGAACATGCGCCTCAGGGGGGCGCTATTCTGATAAAGCCGCAGGCCTCAGATGAGGAAATTGCAACTTGGATCCGGACCCTCGCGAACGACCGTGAATTACTCGTGTCCTTAAGGCTGGCGTCGTGGCAAACGAGCCATATGGCATCTTGGGAGCGGGTGGCGGAAAAGCTGAGAGAAGTAATAATTAACTGA
- a CDS encoding IS5 family transposase (programmed frameshift), which translates to MWTKANRAKYNRDRLRYPSDVTDEEWGHVAPLIPPAKRGGRKREVDMRAVFNAIMYVLSTGCQWRYIPKDFPPKSTVYRYFCDWAWCGVLDRMHDALYVMCRERAEREASPTAAIIDSQSVKSAEKGGAHIDPHGYDAGKKIKGKKRHVLVDTQGLLMGAVVHGADIQDRDGGVLLLSTLHGRFPFLEKLLADSAYQGPIFADATGKILPCLKIEIIKRSDQAKGFVKLPMRWIVERSIAWLNRCRRLAKDWENLNITALVFLRFASIRLMLRKLCNC; encoded by the exons ATGTGGACGAAGGCAAACCGGGCGAAATACAATCGCGACAGGTTACGTTATCCGAGTGATGTGACGGACGAGGAGTGGGGGCATGTGGCGCCGCTTATTCCTCCGGCCAAGCGTGGCGGGCGCAAGCGTGAAGTGGACATGCGGGCGGTGTTCAACGCCATCATGTATGTGCTGAGCACGGGATGCCAATGGCGGTACATTCCCAAGGATTTTCCCCCGAAGAGCACAGTGTATCGTTATTTTTGCGATTGGGCCTGGTGCGGCGTTCTGGATCGCATGCACGACGCGCTCTACGTCATGTGTCGCGAACGAGCGGAACGAGAGGCGAGCCCCACCGCGGCGATCATCGATAGTCAGAGCGTGAAGAGCGCGGAAAAAGGGGGCGCGCA CATTGATCCGCATGGCTATGACGCCGGCAAAAAGATCAAAGGCAAGAAACGCCACGTACTCGTCGATACGCAAGGTTTGTTGATGGGCGCCGTCGTTCACGGCGCCGACATTCAGGACCGAGACGGCGGCGTCTTGCTGCTTTCGACGTTGCATGGGCGGTTTCCCTTTCTTGAAAAGCTGTTGGCTGACAGCGCCTATCAGGGACCGATCTTCGCCGACGCAACGGGCAAAATCCTACCGTGTCTCAAAATCGAGATTATAAAACGATCCGATCAGGCGAAGGGCTTCGTGAAATTGCCCATGCGCTGGATCGTCGAAAGATCAATCGCCTGGCTAAACCGCTGTAGAAGACTGGCCAAGGATTGGGAAAACCTCAATATCACAGCGCTCGTGTTCCTGCGTTTCGCGTCGATTCGGCTCATGCTACGAAAGCTCTGCAATTGTTGA
- a CDS encoding IS3 family transposase (programmed frameshift) encodes MKKKRFTEEQIIGILREHEAGAKAADLARKYAVSETTLYNWKAKYGGMDVSEAKRLKALEEENARLKKLLADQMLEAAALKELLFKKMVGPAAKRAAVVHLRAAMALSERRACQIVAVDRATVRYISKRPTDKPLRERLRELANERRRFGYRRLFVLLRQEGETSGKNRIYRLYREEGLTVRKRRARRRAVGARAPIPVEARPNARWSLDFVHDQFACGRRFRILNIVDDVTRECLAAIPDTSISGQRVARELSALIAWRGRPGMIVSDNGTEFTSNAVLSWSSENRIEWRYIAPGKPMQNGFCESFNGRMRDELLNEALFFGLDHAREKISAWAQDYNHRRPHSALGYATPAAFAANLTATGDRLRNPDQLRRSPVAPFAPSGVSTGRTQPAAG; translated from the exons ATGAAGAAGAAGCGGTTCACGGAAGAGCAGATCATCGGGATTTTGCGGGAGCACGAGGCGGGCGCGAAGGCGGCGGATCTGGCTCGCAAATATGCTGTGTCGGAGACGACGCTTTACAACTGGAAGGCCAAATATGGCGGCATGGACGTCTCCGAGGCCAAGCGGTTGAAAGCGCTCGAAGAAGAGAATGCGCGGCTGAAGAAGCTTCTGGCCGATCAGATGCTGGAAGCCGCGGCGCTGAAGGAGCTTTTGT TCAAAAAAATGGTAGGGCCCGCCGCCAAGCGCGCAGCCGTTGTGCATCTGCGAGCCGCCATGGCTCTGTCGGAGCGTCGGGCCTGCCAGATTGTCGCCGTCGATCGCGCGACCGTCCGCTACATCTCGAAGCGGCCGACCGACAAGCCGTTACGGGAGCGGCTGCGGGAACTCGCCAACGAGCGCCGGCGCTTCGGCTATCGGCGGCTGTTCGTGCTGCTGCGGCAGGAGGGCGAGACGTCGGGCAAGAACCGCATCTACCGGCTCTATCGCGAGGAAGGGCTGACGGTGAGAAAGCGGCGCGCCCGCCGAAGGGCTGTCGGCGCGCGGGCGCCCATTCCTGTCGAGGCGCGGCCGAATGCGCGTTGGTCTTTGGACTTCGTGCATGACCAGTTCGCCTGCGGACGCCGGTTCCGCATCCTGAACATCGTCGACGACGTGACGCGTGAATGCCTCGCGGCGATCCCCGACACATCCATCTCGGGCCAACGCGTGGCGCGGGAACTGTCGGCGCTGATCGCATGGCGCGGCAGGCCCGGCATGATCGTTTCGGACAACGGCACGGAGTTCACCTCGAACGCCGTGCTGTCGTGGTCGAGCGAGAACAGGATCGAGTGGCGCTATATCGCGCCGGGCAAGCCGATGCAGAACGGCTTCTGCGAGAGCTTCAACGGGCGCATGCGCGACGAACTGCTGAACGAGGCGCTGTTCTTCGGGCTCGACCATGCCCGGGAGAAGATCAGCGCCTGGGCCCAGGACTACAATCACCGCCGCCCGCATTCGGCCCTCGGCTATGCGACGCCCGCCGCCTTCGCGGCCAATCTCACCGCAACAGGCGATCGGCTGCGCAACCCGGACCAACTCCGCCGATCGCCTGTTGCTCCATTCGCGCCCTCGGGCGTATCAACCGGAAGGACTCAACCCGCCGCTGGATGA